The following coding sequences lie in one Thermosulfuriphilus ammonigenes genomic window:
- a CDS encoding Lrp/AsnC family transcriptional regulator, with product MLKAYILINTRIGRTAEVARRLKEMPEVRRLDVIMGPYDIIAEVETEDHDALSDMVLSKIQTIDDIQHTMTCPVVRLEVV from the coding sequence ATGCTCAAGGCCTATATCCTAATCAATACTAGAATTGGTCGGACCGCGGAGGTGGCTCGTCGGCTTAAAGAGATGCCAGAAGTCCGGCGTCTTGACGTCATTATGGGGCCTTATGACATCATCGCCGAGGTGGAAACCGAGGATCATGATGCCCTTTCAGACATGGTTCTTTCCAAGATTCAGACCATTGATGACATTCAGCACACTATGACCTGCCCGGTGGTTCGGCTAGAAGTGGTCTAA
- a CDS encoding ATPase, T2SS/T4P/T4SS family produces the protein MKTEIPEEIQKRLTEAEVYLDQGLIDEARLVYEELLQNLPEESNGLREEIQKKIAELGQATDDDKEPPVLLEIDENEKAFLNAVALKDSGFLPEAINEFRRLIDKGYREFDCWRHLGEAYISHGMIYEGIEALKKALEAPGVGTEEYLDTCYRIGLALETAGAYTKAIQYYEKVKEINPSYLNVSDRIEELSRQVERFGRFYYLIQKKIITEEDFEEATKLAKEKGTSIEKTLIEDFGVPKEEVGKALAEFYKRPFIEFDELEVGEKPACLEGVREQFLRANVCVPIMEKPGGTVVVAIDNPNDIVKIDAIRRVLKAKNLEFVVSLREDINQFIDYFYGKYGLSEDDEDVFSQLEVIPEEEEEEGEETPEAENVVVQLANRILEDAYNKGASDIHIESLSGKRGARIRFRIDGDCIHYQDVPYAYKKALVSRFKIMADLDIAEKRLPQDGKIKFRTRSGRVFEVRVATLPTIDNNEDVVMRILAAVEAMPLDKIGLREENLKRFQEALELPYGLILVVGPTGSGKTTTLHAALGYVNRAEKKIWTAEDPVEIVQEGLRQVQVRPKIGLTFARALRAFLRADPDIIMIGETRDEETAHTVIEASLTGHLVFTTLHTNSAPETIVRLLGMGMDPFNFADALLAILAQRLAKRLCSCKEPYEPSPKEIEEILYEYGDHPVRPLTAEDLKGITIYRPKGCTRCHKTGYRGRLAIHELLVASDSIRELIQKRAPVAQIRDQAMAEGMLTLKQDGILKVLEGHTDVKQIRAVCLR, from the coding sequence ATGAAAACGGAGATTCCCGAGGAAATCCAAAAGCGCCTCACCGAGGCTGAAGTCTATCTTGACCAAGGATTAATCGACGAGGCTCGATTAGTCTACGAAGAACTACTTCAAAACCTTCCTGAAGAATCAAATGGGCTGCGGGAAGAAATTCAGAAAAAGATAGCGGAATTAGGGCAGGCCACAGATGACGACAAGGAACCCCCCGTTCTTTTAGAAATAGATGAAAACGAAAAGGCCTTTCTGAATGCTGTGGCCCTCAAAGACTCCGGCTTTCTACCAGAGGCTATAAACGAGTTTCGACGCCTAATAGACAAAGGCTATCGAGAATTTGACTGCTGGCGACATCTAGGTGAGGCCTACATAAGTCACGGCATGATCTATGAGGGGATCGAGGCCTTAAAGAAGGCCTTAGAAGCCCCCGGGGTAGGAACCGAAGAATACCTGGATACCTGCTATCGAATCGGATTGGCCCTTGAGACCGCCGGGGCTTATACCAAGGCCATCCAATATTATGAAAAAGTTAAGGAAATAAACCCTTCCTATCTAAATGTCTCCGATAGGATTGAAGAGCTTTCCCGACAAGTAGAACGTTTTGGTCGCTTTTACTATCTCATCCAGAAGAAGATTATTACTGAAGAAGACTTCGAAGAGGCCACCAAGCTGGCCAAGGAAAAGGGAACCTCTATCGAAAAAACCCTCATTGAGGACTTTGGGGTCCCCAAAGAGGAGGTTGGAAAGGCTCTGGCTGAATTCTACAAACGGCCTTTTATTGAATTCGACGAGCTGGAAGTTGGAGAAAAGCCAGCCTGTTTGGAGGGTGTAAGAGAACAATTTCTCAGAGCCAATGTCTGTGTTCCCATTATGGAAAAACCCGGGGGCACTGTAGTAGTAGCTATCGACAATCCTAATGATATTGTCAAAATAGACGCCATAAGACGGGTCCTTAAGGCCAAAAACCTCGAGTTCGTCGTCTCCCTTCGGGAAGATATCAATCAATTTATAGACTATTTCTATGGCAAGTATGGTTTGTCGGAAGACGATGAAGATGTTTTTAGCCAGCTAGAAGTTATTCCTGAAGAGGAGGAAGAAGAGGGAGAAGAGACCCCAGAGGCGGAAAATGTCGTTGTCCAGCTAGCCAATCGGATCTTGGAAGATGCCTACAACAAAGGAGCCTCGGATATCCATATAGAAAGTCTCTCTGGGAAGAGAGGAGCCCGCATCCGTTTCCGCATCGATGGGGACTGTATTCATTATCAAGATGTGCCTTACGCCTACAAAAAGGCCCTAGTTTCTCGCTTCAAGATCATGGCTGACCTAGATATTGCCGAAAAAAGGCTGCCCCAAGATGGAAAAATCAAATTTCGAACCCGCTCAGGCCGGGTATTCGAGGTTCGAGTAGCCACTCTGCCCACTATCGACAACAATGAGGATGTGGTTATGCGTATTCTGGCCGCTGTAGAGGCCATGCCCTTGGACAAAATAGGCCTGAGGGAGGAAAATCTGAAGAGATTTCAAGAGGCCCTTGAGCTACCATATGGTCTCATTTTGGTCGTTGGTCCCACAGGATCCGGTAAAACTACTACCTTGCACGCTGCCTTAGGGTACGTCAATCGAGCCGAAAAAAAGATCTGGACCGCTGAAGATCCGGTGGAGATTGTCCAGGAGGGGCTTCGTCAAGTTCAGGTCCGACCCAAAATCGGCCTCACCTTTGCTCGAGCTTTAAGGGCCTTTCTTCGGGCTGATCCAGATATAATTATGATAGGTGAGACCAGAGATGAAGAGACAGCCCATACCGTTATCGAGGCTTCTCTCACTGGACATCTCGTCTTTACCACCCTCCATACTAATAGTGCTCCGGAAACCATTGTCCGTCTTCTGGGTATGGGTATGGATCCCTTTAACTTCGCCGATGCCCTGCTGGCCATTTTGGCTCAACGTCTGGCCAAAAGGCTCTGTAGCTGCAAAGAGCCCTATGAGCCAAGTCCTAAAGAAATAGAAGAAATTCTCTACGAATATGGTGACCATCCCGTCCGGCCCCTAACGGCCGAAGACCTCAAAGGGATTACCATCTATCGCCCCAAGGGGTGTACCAGGTGTCACAAGACAGGATATCGTGGAAGGTTGGCCATTCATGAGCTACTGGTAGCCAGCGATAGCATCCGGGAGCTTATCCAGAAACGGGCGCCTGTAGCCCAAATTCGCGACCAAGCTATGGCTGAGGGGATGCTCACCCTTAAGCAGGACGGCATCCTTAAGGTGCTTGAGGGGCACACAGATGTCAAGCAAATCCGGGCCGTCTGTCTCCGTTAG
- a CDS encoding GTP-binding protein — MALIDLSRKEIHCKIVYYGPGRCGKTTNLLHIYNTIPNNHRGQMLTIETKGERTLFFDLLPIHLGKIKGLNIRIQLYTVPGQTLYRATRKLVLKGVDGLVFVADSLRVRREKNLESLLDLKNNLREYNLDISNVPLVFQYNKRDLIKTGVPILSVEELQQDLNSELKAPYYEAVATQGIGVFETLKHISKLTVLHVARKYIFRDTKAA; from the coding sequence ATGGCACTAATTGACCTCAGCCGAAAGGAGATACACTGCAAAATTGTTTACTATGGACCTGGCCGGTGCGGTAAAACAACCAATCTGCTCCATATTTACAATACTATTCCCAATAATCACCGAGGACAGATGCTCACCATAGAAACCAAGGGGGAACGAACCCTTTTCTTTGATCTCCTACCTATCCATCTGGGCAAAATAAAGGGCCTCAATATCAGAATTCAACTCTATACTGTACCTGGACAAACCCTTTATCGGGCCACCCGAAAATTAGTCCTTAAAGGGGTAGATGGGCTAGTCTTTGTGGCCGACAGCCTCAGGGTTCGGCGGGAAAAAAATTTGGAAAGCCTCCTTGACCTCAAAAACAACCTCAGAGAATACAATCTGGACATCAGCAACGTCCCCCTTGTTTTCCAGTATAACAAGCGAGATTTAATCAAAACGGGAGTCCCCATCCTCTCTGTAGAAGAGCTACAGCAGGATTTAAACAGCGAACTTAAGGCCCCTTACTATGAGGCCGTGGCTACTCAAGGCATCGGCGTCTTTGAGACCCTTAAGCATATTAGCAAGCTCACGGTCTTGCATGTGGCCCGAAAGTACATCTTCCGGGACACCAAAGCCGCTTAG
- a CDS encoding roadblock/LC7 domain-containing protein, protein MADFILTPERINQTRALFEEALISTGVHMALLIDDAGNIIVDSGDNRGLDTVSLAALAAANFGATCEIARMIGEEDFTLLFHKGKKESVHFSKIGPHLILVLIFGDDISLGVVRLRAAQVAQQVAQIFDMDGKGNGTN, encoded by the coding sequence ATGGCGGATTTTATCCTCACTCCTGAAAGAATTAATCAGACCAGGGCCTTATTCGAGGAGGCCCTCATATCCACCGGGGTTCACATGGCCCTTCTAATAGACGACGCCGGGAACATCATCGTTGATAGCGGAGATAATCGAGGTCTGGACACCGTATCGCTGGCCGCCTTGGCAGCAGCTAACTTTGGAGCCACCTGCGAGATTGCCCGCATGATTGGGGAGGAGGATTTTACCCTTCTTTTCCACAAGGGGAAAAAAGAAAGTGTTCACTTCAGTAAAATAGGCCCCCATCTTATTCTGGTCCTCATCTTTGGTGACGATATTTCCCTAGGAGTAGTGCGTCTTAGGGCCGCCCAGGTGGCCCAGCAGGTCGCCCAGATCTTTGACATGGACGGGAAGGGAAATGGCACTAATTGA
- a CDS encoding HDOD domain-containing protein, with protein sequence MDTIQKLQNLDTLPTIPLTVQKVLQALEREDISAKELEEIIKDDQALAAKILKVSNSPLYRGGQPVVSLRQAVMRLGFVEVKNITLALALTQFIDNHQPFEGFDLNGLWLHAVVTARTAEYLAKEIGQDPEALYTAGLLHDIGRFVTCLYLPEDFSRLLKVARERALSLTEAEEILGISHEEIGAYLAESWNFPEPIVRAIGFHHRPSQAKEDVHMAGAIYVADAISYLLGLGGDPWRKQTTLKVPRSLGLSLDVIKKVARRLAQEKEDLVLAWGTVFTA encoded by the coding sequence ATGGACACCATCCAAAAACTGCAAAACCTTGACACCCTGCCTACTATTCCACTGACCGTCCAGAAGGTTCTTCAAGCTCTGGAGAGAGAGGACATTTCGGCTAAGGAGCTGGAGGAAATTATTAAAGATGATCAGGCTCTGGCCGCCAAGATCCTCAAGGTCTCCAATTCCCCTCTCTATCGAGGGGGACAGCCGGTAGTCTCCCTCAGACAGGCGGTCATGCGGCTGGGGTTTGTGGAGGTTAAAAACATAACCCTGGCTTTAGCCCTGACCCAATTTATAGATAACCACCAGCCTTTTGAAGGCTTTGATCTCAATGGCCTCTGGCTCCATGCTGTAGTAACGGCTCGGACAGCGGAGTATCTAGCCAAAGAGATAGGCCAAGATCCGGAAGCCCTTTATACAGCTGGACTCCTTCACGATATTGGCCGGTTTGTCACCTGTCTTTATTTGCCGGAAGATTTTTCTCGCCTTTTAAAGGTAGCCCGAGAGCGGGCTCTTTCTCTTACTGAAGCCGAGGAGATACTTGGGATCTCCCATGAGGAAATTGGAGCTTATTTGGCCGAGAGCTGGAACTTTCCCGAACCCATCGTCAGGGCTATTGGCTTCCATCACCGACCAAGTCAGGCCAAAGAGGATGTCCATATGGCCGGGGCTATATATGTGGCTGATGCCATAAGTTATCTTCTTGGGCTAGGAGGAGATCCCTGGCGCAAACAGACAACCCTTAAAGTACCTCGAAGTTTGGGGCTTTCTCTTGATGTCATCAAAAAGGTGGCCCGAAGGTTGGCTCAAGAGAAAGAGGACCTTGTCCTAGCCTGGGGAACGGTGTTTACTGCCTAA
- the dsrA gene encoding dissimilatory-type sulfite reductase subunit alpha, with translation MADIKKHDTPMCDELKSGPWPSFVDDIENYGLAKGKQACMDLLGQLELSFKNKETHWKHGGIVGVFGYGGGVIGRYSDQQEKFPAIWAFHTVRVNQPASKFYHSAALRKLCDVWDHRGSGMTNFHGSTGDMVLLGTTTEQLEPIFFDLTHQLKMDLGGSGSNLRTPSCCVGKARCEWSCIDTQELCYDLTMTYQDELHRPAFPYKFKFKFSGCPNDCVAAIARADLSVIGTWIDDIRIDQEAVKAYVGGELKPNAGAHAGRDWGAFDIQKEVIDLCPTQCMSWDGNKLSINNKECNRCMHCINVMPEALRPGTDTGATILMGAKAPILEGAQLSTVIVPFMRLEPPFDNLKELIEKVWDLWMENGKNRERLGELIQRFSLSEFIRHIEVDPIPQMIREPRANPYVFWREEEVPGGWKRDVAEFRKRHPA, from the coding sequence ATGGCGGACATCAAGAAACACGACACCCCGATGTGCGACGAGCTAAAATCGGGTCCTTGGCCGAGCTTCGTCGATGATATCGAAAATTATGGCTTGGCCAAGGGTAAGCAGGCCTGTATGGATCTTTTGGGGCAGCTGGAGCTTTCCTTTAAGAACAAGGAGACCCACTGGAAGCACGGGGGAATAGTGGGTGTCTTTGGTTATGGTGGTGGTGTTATCGGTCGTTATTCAGATCAACAGGAGAAGTTCCCTGCTATTTGGGCCTTTCACACGGTTCGTGTTAATCAGCCGGCCAGTAAGTTTTATCATTCTGCGGCCCTCCGGAAGCTCTGCGATGTCTGGGATCACCGGGGCTCTGGAATGACCAACTTTCATGGTTCTACTGGTGATATGGTCCTTTTGGGGACTACTACTGAGCAGCTTGAGCCCATTTTCTTTGATCTTACCCACCAGCTTAAGATGGATCTTGGGGGCTCTGGTTCTAACCTGCGGACCCCTTCCTGTTGTGTGGGTAAGGCCCGTTGTGAGTGGAGCTGTATTGATACCCAGGAGCTCTGTTATGACTTAACCATGACCTATCAGGATGAGCTCCACCGTCCGGCCTTCCCCTATAAGTTTAAGTTTAAGTTCTCTGGTTGTCCTAATGACTGTGTGGCGGCTATTGCTCGAGCTGATCTTTCGGTTATCGGCACCTGGATCGATGACATTCGTATCGATCAGGAAGCTGTCAAAGCCTATGTGGGAGGCGAGCTTAAGCCTAATGCTGGAGCTCATGCTGGTCGTGACTGGGGGGCTTTTGATATTCAGAAGGAGGTCATTGATCTTTGTCCTACCCAGTGTATGTCCTGGGATGGCAACAAACTTTCCATCAACAACAAAGAATGTAATCGCTGCATGCACTGCATAAATGTTATGCCGGAGGCCCTGCGTCCTGGCACTGATACTGGTGCCACCATTCTTATGGGTGCTAAAGCTCCTATTTTGGAGGGTGCTCAGCTCTCTACGGTAATTGTGCCCTTTATGAGGCTGGAGCCTCCTTTTGATAACCTCAAGGAGCTCATTGAAAAGGTCTGGGATCTTTGGATGGAAAACGGCAAGAACCGTGAGCGTCTCGGAGAGCTTATTCAGCGCTTCTCTCTCTCGGAGTTTATTCGCCACATTGAGGTTGATCCCATTCCGCAGATGATTCGCGAGCCGCGGGCCAATCCTTATGTCTTCTGGAGAGAAGAAGAGGTGCCCGGTGGATGGAAGCGGGATGTGGCCGAATTCCGTAAGCGTCATCCGGCCTAA
- the dsrB gene encoding dissimilatory-type sulfite reductase subunit beta: MENRITDIGPPKYDQFFPPVIKKNYGKWVSHEILEPGVLKYKSETGDVVYVVRCGTPRLITTDYIREICDIADKYCDGYVRWTTRNNIEFHVTDEETLRALMDDLKGRKHPGGSYKFPIGGTGASVTNIVHTQGWVHCHTPATDASGVVKAVMDDLFEYFGSHRLPAQVRIALACCLNMCGAVHCSDIAILGIHRKPPLVEDDRITGVCEIPLAIAACPLGAIKPATVEIEGKKIKTVRVNEKRCMFCGNCYTMCPAMPLADGEGDGIAILVGGKVSNRISAPKFSKLVIPYLPNEPPRWPSVVKAIRHILEVYEKHARKYERIGDWIERIGWEKWFELTEIPFTEKSIDDYRLAYDTYRTSTHFKFTNHVAVK; this comes from the coding sequence ATGGAGAACCGGATTACGGATATCGGTCCTCCAAAATATGATCAGTTCTTTCCTCCGGTAATTAAAAAGAACTATGGTAAGTGGGTAAGCCACGAGATCCTTGAGCCCGGTGTGCTGAAGTACAAGAGCGAAACTGGTGATGTGGTCTATGTGGTTCGCTGTGGTACACCGCGCTTAATCACTACTGATTATATCCGGGAGATTTGTGATATTGCTGACAAATACTGTGACGGTTATGTCCGTTGGACTACTCGGAATAACATCGAATTTCATGTGACCGATGAGGAAACTCTTCGGGCCTTGATGGATGACCTAAAAGGCCGGAAACACCCTGGTGGCTCTTATAAGTTCCCTATTGGTGGAACGGGCGCCAGTGTGACTAACATTGTCCATACTCAGGGATGGGTCCACTGCCATACTCCGGCCACAGATGCCTCTGGTGTAGTCAAGGCGGTTATGGATGATCTCTTTGAATACTTCGGAAGCCATCGGCTGCCGGCTCAGGTTCGGATCGCCCTAGCCTGTTGCCTTAATATGTGTGGGGCTGTCCACTGCTCTGATATTGCTATTCTCGGTATCCACCGGAAGCCTCCTCTAGTTGAGGACGACAGAATCACCGGTGTCTGTGAGATCCCGCTAGCTATTGCTGCCTGTCCTCTTGGGGCCATCAAACCGGCCACGGTAGAGATCGAGGGTAAAAAGATCAAGACTGTCCGGGTGAACGAGAAACGTTGTATGTTCTGCGGTAACTGCTATACCATGTGTCCGGCTATGCCTTTGGCCGATGGTGAGGGTGACGGTATTGCCATTCTTGTGGGTGGTAAGGTCTCCAACCGGATCAGTGCGCCTAAGTTTTCTAAATTAGTTATTCCTTATCTGCCCAATGAGCCTCCACGCTGGCCCAGCGTGGTTAAGGCTATCCGCCATATCCTTGAAGTGTATGAAAAGCATGCTCGTAAATACGAGCGTATCGGCGACTGGATTGAGCGGATCGGTTGGGAGAAGTGGTTTGAGCTGACAGAGATTCCGTTTACCGAAAAGAGCATTGACGATTATCGGCTGGCGTATGATACTTATCGTACCTCAACCCACTTTAAGTTCACCAACCATGTCGCGGTAAAATAA
- a CDS encoding dissimilatory sulfite reductase D family protein: MADIEEVKQKILEFMEKKAAAKSKLYLKDMQRALPDYSPREIKKAANALVQEGKLEYFSTGSTVMYGIPGKGQAVE; the protein is encoded by the coding sequence ATGGCCGATATCGAAGAAGTGAAACAGAAAATCTTAGAATTTATGGAGAAAAAGGCCGCTGCTAAGTCCAAGCTCTACCTTAAGGACATGCAGCGGGCCCTGCCGGACTACTCCCCTCGGGAGATCAAAAAGGCTGCTAACGCCTTGGTTCAGGAGGGGAAGCTAGAGTACTTCTCTACAGGGTCAACAGTAATGTACGGCATCCCTGGGAAGGGGCAAGCCGTAGAATAG
- a CDS encoding FmdB family zinc ribbon protein has translation MPIYEFHCQDCGHEFEALLKSREEISEVVCKKCQGRNVKRLMSVARALISGESKSSGPRIVDQKTCDTGTCTHVDLPGYSRS, from the coding sequence ATGCCCATTTATGAATTTCACTGTCAAGACTGTGGTCATGAATTTGAAGCGCTTTTAAAAAGCCGGGAGGAGATTTCAGAGGTGGTCTGTAAAAAATGTCAGGGGCGCAATGTTAAACGCTTGATGAGCGTGGCTCGGGCCCTTATCTCTGGAGAATCAAAGTCTTCAGGCCCAAGAATTGTGGACCAGAAGACCTGTGATACAGGAACATGTACTCACGTAGATCTTCCGGGATATTCTCGTTCCTAA
- a CDS encoding YkgJ family cysteine cluster protein, with amino-acid sequence MYSRRSSGIFSFLRELPPEISIPFGTLVREIDELVRGFNRRFPKEVRCRPGCQDCCYALFDVSYLEALVIREAARALKRDQRREIERRSRKALKALGCLEPISDPFKIAQKRVRCPLLGEDRLCLLYEVRPFTCRIYGLPVEIDGRARVCGFSGFEPGQKYPTIKWLSLKERLERVSIKLSPQLGRRRFTLAEVLLNL; translated from the coding sequence ATGTACTCACGTAGATCTTCCGGGATATTCTCGTTCCTAAGGGAATTACCCCCTGAGATCTCTATCCCCTTTGGTACCCTGGTCCGAGAGATAGATGAACTGGTCAGGGGGTTTAATAGACGTTTTCCCAAGGAGGTTCGCTGTCGTCCCGGCTGTCAAGATTGTTGTTACGCTCTCTTTGATGTCTCTTACCTTGAGGCCTTGGTTATACGGGAGGCGGCTCGAGCTCTCAAGCGGGATCAACGCCGAGAGATAGAGCGGCGTAGCCGGAAGGCCTTAAAGGCCTTGGGTTGTTTGGAGCCGATCTCAGACCCTTTTAAAATTGCCCAAAAAAGAGTTCGCTGCCCCCTCCTTGGAGAGGATAGGCTCTGTCTGCTTTATGAGGTCAGACCTTTTACCTGTAGAATTTATGGACTGCCGGTGGAAATTGACGGTCGGGCCAGAGTTTGTGGTTTTTCTGGTTTTGAACCAGGGCAAAAATATCCGACTATTAAGTGGTTGTCCCTCAAAGAGCGCCTTGAAAGAGTTTCTATAAAACTCTCTCCCCAATTGGGAAGGAGACGTTTTACCTTGGCGGAAGTTTTGCTCAATCTGTAG
- a CDS encoding tetratricopeptide repeat protein, with the protein MKSPSDDRHKKAQEALAKAQEWSAKGAVGFALENYQEAFALYDELGQLEVAANIAEKIGDLQLIRGNLDKALLAYKYVLEVCEDQGDAIGAVIISEKIIDILRQKKDYGRLMPYYLRCLELAEQFGDAHKAARYLVGIGDLYSRQKRFSEALEAYRLAKKIYKGLGSLEQLRIVEEGIRRLEEIAASTD; encoded by the coding sequence ATGAAATCACCTTCAGATGATCGCCATAAAAAGGCCCAAGAAGCCCTGGCTAAGGCCCAGGAGTGGTCAGCCAAAGGGGCCGTAGGATTTGCTCTGGAGAATTATCAGGAGGCCTTTGCCCTCTATGACGAATTAGGTCAACTTGAAGTAGCGGCCAATATTGCCGAAAAGATAGGCGATCTCCAACTTATCCGGGGCAATTTAGACAAAGCCTTGCTGGCTTACAAGTACGTCCTCGAGGTCTGTGAAGATCAAGGGGACGCAATTGGCGCGGTGATTATTTCTGAAAAAATTATTGATATTCTCCGTCAAAAAAAGGACTACGGTCGCCTTATGCCCTACTACCTCCGCTGCTTAGAGCTTGCTGAGCAGTTTGGCGATGCCCACAAGGCTGCCCGATATCTGGTGGGCATCGGTGATCTTTACAGCCGCCAAAAACGATTTTCAGAGGCCCTCGAGGCCTACCGCTTGGCCAAGAAGATATACAAAGGATTAGGCTCATTAGAACAGCTACGAATAGTCGAGGAGGGAATCAGACGCCTGGAAGAGATTGCTGCCTCTACAGATTGA
- a CDS encoding DVU0298 family protein, with translation MPLFISLQKPRCPFCDQEISPPREPQDLYTGDFEVGFCPCGAVFVHDATGHNIGAAMVEAMTVACGPHPQMAWDLIPGEDYQEALVEHYDHRLHRIIPTGEWEGRKIRGVLYFVRLREGLRSPGPSNTLKMPPSSPTSLPKRRRLSRHQLEELINSGQIEKLKALARASTAVLRSLQKVLYSPEATLRWKAVIALAEVAEDLCEIKVSAVGDLVKGLIWASADSAATNWGALEAAGEIISRRPDLFGQFIPNLVAFLKDDTNREAALWALGRIGRRHPTLVRSRAFLIIRALLEDPDPQIRGHALWALTQIGGPGLKASLKALLDDEASFNLFDGQSIHQLKIGQLAKEALETRKG, from the coding sequence ATGCCCCTTTTTATCTCTCTCCAAAAACCCCGATGCCCTTTTTGCGACCAAGAGATCTCCCCTCCCCGGGAGCCTCAAGATCTTTATACCGGCGATTTCGAGGTGGGCTTTTGTCCCTGTGGGGCTGTCTTTGTCCATGATGCTACTGGCCATAATATAGGGGCGGCCATGGTAGAGGCCATGACCGTAGCCTGCGGTCCTCATCCCCAGATGGCTTGGGATCTCATCCCAGGAGAGGACTATCAGGAGGCCCTAGTGGAACACTATGATCATCGTCTCCATCGGATAATTCCCACAGGGGAGTGGGAAGGCCGTAAGATAAGGGGAGTTCTCTATTTTGTCCGCCTAAGGGAAGGCCTCCGTTCTCCTGGGCCTTCGAACACCCTGAAAATGCCCCCTTCTTCCCCGACCTCTCTCCCTAAGCGCCGCCGTCTCAGCCGCCACCAGCTCGAAGAACTAATAAACTCCGGACAAATAGAAAAGCTTAAGGCTTTAGCCAGAGCCTCAACGGCCGTCCTAAGAAGTCTACAGAAGGTCCTCTACAGTCCAGAAGCTACCCTTCGCTGGAAAGCGGTCATAGCCTTGGCCGAGGTGGCCGAGGATCTTTGTGAAATCAAAGTTTCGGCAGTGGGGGATCTGGTAAAGGGACTTATCTGGGCCAGTGCCGATTCTGCGGCCACCAATTGGGGAGCCTTAGAGGCTGCCGGAGAGATCATCTCCCGGAGACCGGATCTTTTTGGCCAGTTTATTCCTAATTTAGTAGCCTTTCTTAAGGATGATACCAATCGGGAGGCAGCCCTTTGGGCCCTAGGGCGAATTGGCAGGCGTCATCCTACCCTGGTAAGATCCAGGGCCTTTTTAATCATCAGGGCCCTTTTAGAAGATCCCGATCCCCAAATAAGAGGGCATGCCCTATGGGCCCTTACGCAGATAGGGGGGCCAGGCCTTAAGGCAAGCCTTAAGGCCCTCCTCGACGATGAGGCTTCCTTTAACCTCTTTGATGGTCAGAGTATCCATCAATTAAAGATAGGCCAGTTAGCAAAAGAGGCACTAGAGACTCGGAAAGGATAA
- a CDS encoding tetratricopeptide repeat protein: MAKEIIETLKKELAENPQSVFAHHRLGLALWREGKINEAIEVLKKALEIDPYAYDVRINLGTIYFQQGDLDAGIRETEQALKIYPRSAEGWTNLGLAFFEQGRLEEAISAYRKALEVRPGMATTWVNLSTALIEKGEYQEAIEACNQALDFEPGFSVALNNLAVAYFYLEDYQEALKYLEKARELGYPVSEELVEEIKKRLSS, from the coding sequence ATGGCAAAGGAAATTATCGAAACCCTAAAAAAAGAACTGGCTGAAAATCCCCAATCAGTATTCGCTCACCACCGTTTGGGCCTGGCCCTCTGGCGAGAAGGTAAGATCAATGAAGCCATTGAAGTCCTCAAAAAGGCTCTGGAAATAGACCCGTATGCCTATGATGTTCGCATCAACTTGGGAACAATCTACTTCCAGCAGGGAGACCTTGATGCCGGTATTCGAGAAACAGAACAAGCCCTAAAGATATATCCTCGCTCGGCCGAGGGTTGGACCAACCTTGGACTGGCCTTTTTTGAACAGGGGCGCCTTGAAGAGGCTATCTCTGCCTATCGAAAGGCCCTAGAGGTGCGTCCCGGCATGGCTACCACCTGGGTTAATCTCTCTACGGCCTTAATAGAAAAGGGAGAGTATCAGGAGGCCATTGAAGCTTGTAACCAGGCCTTAGACTTCGAGCCGGGATTCTCGGTAGCCTTGAACAATCTGGCTGTGGCCTATTTTTACCTCGAAGACTATCAGGAAGCCCTCAAATACCTAGAAAAGGCCCGAGAATTAGGTTATCCGGTCTCCGAAGAACTTGTGGAAGAGATTAAAAAAAGACTTTCTTCATAA